The proteins below are encoded in one region of Hordeum vulgare subsp. vulgare chromosome 3H, MorexV3_pseudomolecules_assembly, whole genome shotgun sequence:
- the LOC123440005 gene encoding thaumatin-like protein: MATPAATSLALAVGLLLVAFTAGAGAATFSITNRCPFPVCAAAMPVSGGGGAQLAPGETWTLTFAAGGTAGRIWPRTGCSFDPATGRGGCQTGDCGGALRCVLSGKPPATLAEFNLANGGAPGRYGISVVDGFTLPMDFSCSGAGDGGVIRCRDPGCPDGNHRPGDGKYRACPAYRDYQVVFCP; this comes from the coding sequence ATGGCAACTCCGGCAGCTACCTCTTTGGCCCTCGCCGTCGGCCTGCTCCTGGTGGCCTTCACGGCCGGCGCCGGCGCGGCCACCTTCAGCATCACCAACCGGTGCCCCTTCCCGGTGTGCGCAGCCGCGATGCCggtgagcggcggcggcggcgcgcagctGGCGCCCGGCGAGACGTGGACGCTGACGTTTGCGGCCGGCGGGACGGCCGGCAGGATCTGGCCGCGCACGGGCTGCTCCTTCGACCCGGCCACGGGTCGCGGGGGCTGCCAGACCGGCGACTGCGGCGGCGCCCTGCGCTGCGTGCTCTCGGGCAAGCCACCCGCGACGCTGGCCGAGTTCAACCTCGCCAACGGCGGCGCCCCGGGGAGGTACGGCATATCGGTCGTGGACGGCTTCACCCTGCCCATGGACTTCTCCTGCAGCGGAGCTGGGGACGGCGGCGTGATCCGGTGCAGGGACCCGGGCTGCCCCGACGGAAACCACCGCCCCGGGGACGGCAAGTACCGCGCCTGCCCGGCCTACAGAGATTACCAGGTCGTCTTCTGCCCATGA